A portion of the Carya illinoinensis cultivar Pawnee chromosome 11, C.illinoinensisPawnee_v1, whole genome shotgun sequence genome contains these proteins:
- the LOC122282366 gene encoding protein FAR-RED IMPAIRED RESPONSE 1-like — MAKSFNALVVEVGGFEKLPFIEKDARNYIDKAQHLRLGKGGADALRGYFERMQYKNDGFYSSMDLDDDAYLINRYGIPFVSFVGVNHHGQSILLGAGLISSENTETFVWLFDTWLKCMDGKAPKAIIIDQDRVMKNPIAIVLPNIRHRYCLWHILRKMSEKLGSHAEFKCGLKSALQRCVYDSQTSDEFEKSWESLYSGHTYWVPIYLKNIFWVGMNTTQRNESMNAFFDGYVHLETTLKEFVDQFDNALRKNVGNEIVADFHLFNCTIPCISHLPLEKKFQAMYTNSKFKEVQSEVMRIIYSHCVIIKIEGAITTYQVNDQREVEDDIKKLTLQAYFNEDECEAKCMCGLFEMRGIICKYILSIFAARDVQELPEKYIMERWRNDIKRRYALIRSSDDDLSGKPAASRYSGLIKLCYKIATNACESEDNSLDITQKLKTMNSIYTKSKPQATVASTHTSIYAKLEIRKKF, encoded by the exons ATGGCCAAAAGTTTTAACGCATTGGTTGTCGAGGTTGGTGGCTTTGAGAAACttccatttattgaaaaagatgCAAGGAATTATATTGATAAGGCTCAACACCTTAGACTTGGCAAAGGAGGTGCTGATGCACTTCGTGGTTATTTTGAGAGGATGCAGTATAAGAATGATGGGTTTTACTCATCGATGGATTTGGATGATGATG CATACCTAATAAATAGATATGGCATACCATTTGTCtcgtttgttggtgtaaaccaccatggacAGTCAATACTTTTGGGAGCAGGCTTGATATCAAGTGAAAATACTGAAACATTTGTTTGGTTATTTGACACTTGGTTGAAGTGTATGGATGGGAAAGCGCCAAAAGCTATCATCATTGATCAAGACAGGGTCATGAAAAATCCTATTGCAATAGTGCTACCAAATATCCGGCATAGATACTGTTTATGGCACATACTAAGAAAAATGTCCGAGAAGTTGGGCTCACATGCTGAATTTAAGTGTGGTTTGAAAAGTGCATTGCAGCGATGTGTGTATGATTCTCAGACTTCTGACGAGTTTGAGAAGTCTTGGGAG AGTCTCTATAGTGGGCACACGTATTGGGTTCCGATATacctgaaaaatatattttgggttGGGATGAACACAACTCAGAGGAATGAGAGCATGAATGCCTTTTTTGATGGATATGTACATTTAGAGACTACATTGAAAGAATTCGTAGATCAATTCGACAATGCACTGAGGAAGAATGTAGGGAATGAGATAGTAGCGGATTTCCACTTATTTAATTGTACAATCCCTTGTATATCTCATTTACCCTTGGAGAAAAAATTTCAAGCAATGTACACAAATTCCAAATTTAAGGAAGTGCAGTCAGAAGTAATGAGGATTATCTACTCTCACTGTGTTATCATAAAAATAGAAGGGGCAATTACTACGTATCAAGTTAATGACCAAAGAGAAGTTGAAGATGACATCAAGAAGTTAACTTTGCAAGCGTACTTCAATGAAGATGAGTGTGAGGCAAAGTGCATGTGTGGACtatttgagatgagaggaatTATATGTAAGTacattctttcaatttttgccGCAAGAGATGTTCAAGAGTTGCCAGAAAAGTACATTATGGAGAGGTGGAGAAATGACATTAAACGTAGATATGCTCTTATTCGCAGCAGTGACGATGACTTGAGTGGTAAACCAGCTGCTAGTCGGTACTCTGGtttgataaaattatgttaCAAAATAGCTACAAATGCATGTGAAAGCGAAGATAATTCCCTGGACATAACACAGAAGCTAAAGACAATGAATTCAATTTACACCAAGTCAAAGCCTCAGGCCACAGTTGCAAGCACTCATACTTCCATTTATGCGAAACTAGAAATTCGAAAAAAGTTTTGA